A region from the Benincasa hispida cultivar B227 chromosome 8, ASM972705v1, whole genome shotgun sequence genome encodes:
- the LOC120082710 gene encoding LOB domain-containing protein 1 gives MEKSEPNTAAATTAVSPCAACKILRRRCRENCELGPYFPPTEPLKFTIAHRIFGASNIIKLLQDLPKSQREDAVNSMVYEASARIRDPIYGCAGSIFQLQRQINDLQGELAKAQAEILKMQCQQANLMTLICKELAQMPQPPMYDHQSLNDNYNIASPQSYHSSSYLFEDSNILEPLWT, from the exons ATGGAGAAAAGTGAGCCAAATACGGCGGCGGCCACGACGGCGGTTAGTCCGTGTGCAGCTTGCAAAATTCTCCGGCGGAGATGCCGAGAGAATTGCGAATTGGGCCCGTATTTTCCCCCAACCGAACCTCTCAAATTCACTATTGCTCATAGAATCTTCGGCGCTAGCAACATCATCAAATTGCTTCAG GATCTTCCTAAATCGCAAAGAGAAGATGCCGTGAACAGTATGGTATACGAGGCAAGTGCAAGAATAAGAGATCCAATTTATGGATGTGCAGGCTCAATTTTCCAACTTCAAAGACAAATAAATGACCTACAAGGTGAGTTAGCCAAGGCTCAAGCAGAGATTCTCAAGATGCAATGTCAACAAGCCAATTTGATGACTCTAATTTGCAAGGAATTGGCTCAAATGCCACAACCACCAATGTATGATCATCAATCACTTAATGATAATTACAACATTGCTAGCCCTCAAAGTTATCACAGCTCTTCATACTTATTTGAGGATAGTAATATTTTGGAGCCTCTTTGGACTTAG